Proteins from one Gossypium raimondii isolate GPD5lz chromosome 8, ASM2569854v1, whole genome shotgun sequence genomic window:
- the LOC105791871 gene encoding LOW QUALITY PROTEIN: DNA (cytosine-5)-methyltransferase CMT2-like (The sequence of the model RefSeq protein was modified relative to this genomic sequence to represent the inferred CDS: substituted 1 base at 1 genomic stop codon) — MQSQSFKSNGNKDAKIMTIDRINGMGLRRSPRLSSAPPETKDCSSKTIFKSSENGSYSETRPSGTDKEAVLSKRNDPNFSDEKQRRKSPRFVAGTEHCGGNGSLRKFQDLNSGFPLKQLRRSLKISQATKNVCPDVSITRLDMDERGSSGEKRLGISPSSVHATENGDSNASFREHRREMSVEKQLKTPSSLSTLLAEGDSAEVNSSSNRLSNSCDEQPSKKFKISSAESDMXTSDETFSKKAKGSSLSGKKKSQSKTDAIFIGNPIPDGKAQERWRWRYEMKNIKSNRKDISLDDDDDDEDKIVWNVECHYAQAEIDGCTINLGDCVYIKGEEAKHHIGRILEFFRTTDGENYFRVQWFYRAEDTVMKQEATLHGESRLFYSTIVNDNLIDCIISKVSVTQISPKFGSKSNSLPQSDFYFDMEYCVDYSTFCTLPTDIFSDNSFKSHSSSKCYEEVFPTTPAFSANIPSFGTYKAQLTKLDLYSGCGGMSTGLCLGAKASCNDLVAVFHPVTVDSDKSPCESLKLNHPETHVRNEAADDFLQLLKEWEKLCKQYRVKNLERTYPSRSRISETVWNNASSAKDSGTPDEHEVSSLVDICYGDPCDTGNRGLKFKVCWKGYSASDDTWEPIESLRNCQECIQEFVTNGFRSKILPLRGDVDVICGGPPCQGISGYNRHRNVDSPLDDEKNRQIVVFVDIVEYLKPKFVLMENVVDIMRLVKASLGRYALSRLVLMKYQARLGIVAAGCYGLPQFRLRVFLFGAHSSEKLPQFPLPTHDVIIRYGYPAEFEVAVFSLRMLEPVMFHPYNSVCLVQRNTVAYDEGQPRQLEDALVLRDSFSDLPPVVANNEAREKMTYEKPPETDFQRYIRSSEYKMTGSELNGAKRITNLLYDHRPSPLSEDDYIRVCLNPKRKGANFRDLPGVIVGTDNVAWRGRTQEQQFLPSGKPLVPDYVFTLKQGKSKRPFARLWWDETMPTVLTAPFCHSQAILHPEQDWLLTAREWARLQGFPDYYRFRGTIKERYCQIGNAVAVPVGRALGYTMGMAFQKGSGNEPLMILPPKVFSFHQYPVSKIIVPKH; from the exons ATGCAGAGCCAAAGCTTCAAGTCAAA TGGAAATAAAGATGCTAAAATCATGACTATTGATAGAATCAATGGAATGGGCTTAAGGAGATCTCCAAGATTGAGTTCAGCCCCGCCTGAAACCAAAGATTGCTCTTCAAAAACTATCTTTAAATCCTCTGAGAATGGTTCCTACTCTGAAACAAGACCTTCTGGAACGGATAAAGAAGCTGTTCTTTCAAAGCGCAATGACCCAAACTTTTCTGATGAAAAGCAGAGGAGAAAGTCTCCTAGATTTGTTGCAGGGACTGAACATTGTGGCGGTAATGGGTCTTTGAGAAAATTTCAAGATCTTAACTCAGGCTTTCCATTGAAGCAGTTAAGAAGATCTCTGAAAATTAGCCAGGCTACTAAAAATGTTTGCCCTGATGTCTCTATTACAAGATTGGATATGGATGAAAGGGGCTCTTCTGGAGAGAAGCGGTTGGGAATATCTCCCAGTTCCGTGCACGCAACAGAAAATGGTGACAGTAATGCATCTTTTAGAGAACATAGGAGGGAAATGTCTGTTGAAAAGCAGTTGAAAACACCTTCCTCACTTTCTACATTATTGGCTGAAGGTGATAGTGCTGAAGTAAACTCTTCTTCCAATAGATTATCCAATTCATGTGATGAACAGCCTTCCAAGAAATTTAAGATCTCATCAGCAGAATCAGATATGTGAACCTCAGATGAAACATTCTCAAAGAAAGCCAAGGGCTCGTCTCTTTCAGGAAAGAAGAAGAGTCAATCCAAGACTGATGCCATATTTATAGGCAATCCAATCCCTGATGGTAAAGCTCAAGAAAGGTGGCGATGGCGATATGAAATGAAG AATATAAAATCTAACAGAAAAGACATATCATTGGA tgatgatgatgatgatgaagacaAGATAGTTTGGAATGTGGAATGCCATTATGCTCAAGCTGAAATTGATGGATGTACCATAAATCTTGGGGATTGTGTTTATATTAAG GGTGAAGAAGCAAAACACCACATTGGCAggatattagaattttttagaacaacagatggagaaaattattttagagtCCAGTGGTTTTATAGAGCTGAAGATACA GTTATGAAACAAGAGGCTACTCTTCATGGCGAAAGTCGTCTATTTTATTCAACCATAGTGAATGATAATCTCATAGATTGCATTATTTCAAAAGTTAGTGTTACTCAAATATCACCTAAG TTTGGTTCAAAGTCAAATTCTCTTCCCCAATCTGATTTCTATTTTGACATGGAGTATTGTGTGGATTATTCAACATTCTGCACCTTGCCAACTG atatattttcAGATAATTCTTTCAAGAGCCACAGTTCCTCAAAGTGCTACGAGGAGGTTTTCCCTACGACTCCTGCCTTTTCAGCAAATATTCCTAGTTTTGGAACTTACAAGGCACAACTCACAAAACTAGATCTTTACTCTGGTTGTGGTGGAATGTCAACTGGTTTATGCCTTGGTGCAAAAGCTTCGTGCAATGATCTAGTGGCGGTATTTCATCCAGTCACTG TTGACAGCGATAAGTCGCCATGTGAAAGCTTGAAATTAAATCATCCAGAGACACAT GTCAGGAATGAAGCTGCTGATGATTTTCTTCAACTACTGAAGGAATGGGAAAAGCTTTGCAAACAATATAGagttaaaaatttagaaagaaCATATCCATCAAGATCGAGAATCTCCGAAACTGTCTGGAATAATGCCAGTTCTGCAAAAGATTCTGGTACTCCTGATGAACATGAAGTTTCCAGTCTCGTTGATATTTGTTATGGAGATCCCTGCGACACAGGCAACCGTGGTCTAAAGTTTAAG GTCTGCTGGAAGGGTTATTCTGCAAGTGATGATACATGGGAACCAATTGAAAGCTTAAG GAATTGCCAAGAATGTATTCAGGAATTTGTAACAAATGGATTCAGGTCCAAAATCTTGCCCCTCCGT GGGGATGTTGATGTTATTTGTGGTGGCCCTCCATGCCAAGGGATAAGTGGTTATAATCGCCATAGAAATGTTGATTCTCCACTGGATGATGAAAAAAATCGTCAAATTGTGGTCTTCGTGGACATAGTGGAATATTTAAAACCTAAGTTTGTTTTAATGGAAAATGTGGTTGATATTATGAGACTTGTCAAGGCTTCACTTGGAAGATATGCTTTAAGTCGGTTGGTACTTATGAAATACCAAGCAAGGCTTGGAATAGTTGCAGCTGGTTGTTATGGTCTTCCTCAATTTCGGTTGCGTGTTTTTTTGTTTGGAGCACATTCTAGTGAG AAACTTCCACAGTTTCCACTTCCTACTCATGatgttattatcagatatgGGTATCCTGCTGAGTTTGAGGTTGCTGTTTTCTCCCTTAGAATGCTTGAACCAGTAATGTTCCATCCATATAATTCTGTTTGTCTTGTGCAGCGTAATACAGTTGCATATGATGAAGGCCAACCACGTCAGCTGGAAGATGCTCTTGTTCTTCGTGATTCCTTTTCTGATCTTCCACCTGTA GTTGCAAATAATGAAGCCCGCGAAAAAATGACATATGAAAAGCCTCCTGAAACTGACTTTCAAAGATATATAAGATCAAGTGAATATa AGATGACTGGTTCTGAATTAAATGGTGCCAAAAGAATAACGAACCTGTTGTATGACCATCGGCCTTCTCCGTTATCTGAGGATGATTATATTAGAGTTTGTCTGAATCCAAAGAGAAAG GGGGCAAATTTTCGAGATCTCCCTGGTGTAATTGTTGGAACAGACAATGTGGCTTGGAGGGGTCGAACACAGGAACAGCAGTTTTTACCATCTGGAAAGCCATTG GTACCAGATTATGTCTTTACCTTGAAACAAGGAAAATCTAAAAG ACCATTTGCAAGATTATGGTGGGATGAGACAATGCCGACTGTTCTAACTGCACCTTTTTGTCACAGCCAG GCAATATTACATCCAGAGCAAGACTGGCTTCTCACAGCCCGGGAATGGGCAAGACTGCAAGGTTTTCCTGACTATTATAGATTCCGCGGGACAATTAAAGAGAG GTATTGTCAAATTGGGAATGCTGTTGCTGTTCCAGTTGGTCGAGCCTTAGGATACACAATGGGGATGGCATTTCAGAAAGGGAGCGGGAATGAACCACTGATGATCCTCCCTCCTAAAGTTTTCTCTTTCCACCAATATCCAGTTAGCAAAATCATTGTCCCAAAACACtga